One window from the genome of Musa acuminata AAA Group cultivar baxijiao chromosome BXJ1-4, Cavendish_Baxijiao_AAA, whole genome shotgun sequence encodes:
- the LOC135663843 gene encoding serine/threonine-protein kinase Nek2-like, whose product MDQYEVLEQIGKGSFGSALLVRHKIEKKKYVLKKIRLARQTDRCRRSAHQEMELISKVNNPFIVEYKDSWVEKGCYVCIVIGYCEGGDMAEVIKKVNGALFPEEKLCKWLVQLLMALDYLHMNHILHRDVKCSNIFLTKEKNIRLGDFGLAKILTSDDLACSVVGTPSYMCPELLADIPYGSKSDIWSLGCCIYEMTALKPAFKAFDMQGLINKINKSIVAPLPSTYSGAFRGLIKSMLRKNPEHRPSAAELLKHPHLQPYVLEVNLKSPTWNRLPIMQTKNNHLKKITFLDASNDSMCNDMEKRRSFSSEKILKLNKPVAEHDSFDSTQTIKVYPNYPNQRLKGQVGDIDVYKANSEKHSPTVKTPRYTPKSFTTPRKVVEPSKSSHTGGDHELLPLQITTDKSGQHTGRTTLPSSKSETPYRHKVGIINPMESPDISVNSPRIDRIAEFPLASFKDPLFTIQKLPSDHDSSLIPHCGDCSITKDKCTVQIFRSKGDNRNYSSDRSPVAADVSSRGSSESMQRRFDTSSYEQRAEALEGLLEFSAQLLQQERFEELGILLKPFGPEKVSPRETAIWLTKSFKETAVC is encoded by the exons ATGGATCAGTACGAGGTGCTAGAGCAGATCGGTAAAGGATCATTCGGTTCAGCTCTTCTTGTGAGGCATAAAATTGAGAAGAAGAA GTATGTCTTGAAGAAGATTCGTCTTGCTCGGCAGACTGACAGGTGCCGCAGGTCTGCCCACCAGGAA ATGGAGCTTATTTCTAAGGTGAACAACCCGTTCATTGTGGAATACAAAGATTCCTGGGTTGAAAAG GGTTGCTATGTGTGTATTGTGATAGGTTATTGTGAGGGCGGAGATAT GGCTGAAGTCATAAAGAAGGTCAATGGAGCTCTTTTCCCGGAGGAG AAACTTTGTAAGTGGCTTGTTCAACTACTTATGGCACTTGATTACTTGCACATGAACCATATTCTGCACCGTGATGTTAAG TGTTCAAATATATttcttacaaaagaaaaaaacatacgTCTTG GTGACTTTGGTCTTGCTAAAATTTTGACCTCTGATGATCTAGCTTGTTCT GTTGTTGGCACTCCTAGTTACATGTGCCCTGAACTTCTTGCTGATATACCCTATGGTTCTAAATCTGATATCTGGTCCCTTG GCTGCTGTATATATGAGATGACAGCCCTCAAGCCTGCATTCAAAGCCTTT GACATGCAAGGTTTGATAAACAAAATTAACAAGTCCATAGTGGCTCCTCTGCCAAGCACGTATTCTGGTGCATT TCGAGGACTCATAAAAAGTATGTTAAGAAAAAACCCAGAACATAGACCGAGT GCTGCTGAACTGCTCAAGCACCCACACCTTCAGCCTTATGTGCTTGAAGTCAATTTAAAGTCTCCTACATGGAATAGGCTTCCTATTATGCAAACTAAAAACAATCATTTGAAGAAAATTACATTCCTTGATGCCAGCAATGATTCCATGTGCAATGACATGGAGAAAAGGAGGTCTTTCAGCAGTGAGAAGATATTGAAACTGAATAAGCCTGTAGCTGAGCATGACTCTTTTGATTCCACTCAGACAATTAAAGTTTATCCAAATTATCCAAACCAAAGACTAAAAGGTCAGGTTGGGGATATAGATGTGTATAAAGCGAATAGTGAGAAACACTCGCCTACTGTGAAGACACCCAGATATACTCCTAAATCCTTCACAACTCCAAGGAAGGTAGTGGAGCCATCAAAATCATCGCATACTGGAGGAGATCATGAACTG CTTCCATTACAAATTACAACAGATAAAAGTGGACAACACACTGGAAGAACAACTCTTCCTTCATCGAAATCTGAGACCCCTTATAGACACAAAGTTGGTATTATCAACCCGATGGAATCCCCCGATATTTCAGTGAATTCCCCTCGAATAGACAGAATAGCAGAATTTCCATTAGCCTCATTTAAAGACCCACTGTTCACCATCCAAAAGCTCCCTTCAGATCATGACTCTTCTCTCATTCCTCATTGTGGAGACTGTTCAATCACCAAAGATAAATGCACTGTTCAAATCTTTCGATCCAAAGGGGACAATAGGAACTATTCTTCAGACCGAAGTCCAGTAGCCGCAGATGTGTCAAGTCGAGGCTCATCTGAATCAATGCAGCGGAGGTTTGACACCTCATCATATGAACAGCGGGCAGAGGCTTTGGAGGGATTGCTTGAATTTAGTGCACAGTTGCTACAACAGGAGAGGTTTGAAGAATTGGGGATTTTGCTGAAGCCATTTGGCCCTGAGAAGGTCTCCCCAAGAGAGACAGCTATATGGTTAACAAAGAGCTTTAAAGAAACTGCAGTGTGTTga
- the LOC135672595 gene encoding uncharacterized protein LOC135672595: MCLAVAAILLAMIQVLSPSLTPEAADVPSPVLGGMCDDVDCGRGLCQTSANSTFGFECKCDHGWTQLQFLDHVPFLPCVIPKCAFDYACYNDSMVHAPTTFPEATDLSLLDPCRWSFCGSGTCIRTSSFRHHCECREGFSNLLNLTDLPCFRDCVVMADCPTLGFTLSNGSSPSSSPNFPETSNRASPTQRKFLWLYIIIICVVMVQTTQKYEV; the protein is encoded by the exons atGTGTTTGGCTGTGGCTGCAATTTTGTTGGCTATGATCCAAGTTCTCTCTCCCTCACTGACCCCAGAAGCAGCAGATGTGCCATCTCCTGTCCTCG GTGGAATGTGTGATGATGTGGACTGTGGAAGGGGACTCTGCCAGACATCGGCAAACTCGACATTTGGGTTTGAGTGCAAGTGTGATCATGGATGGACTCAGCTTCAGTTCCTTGACCATGTGCCCTTCCTTCCCTGTGTCATCCCAAAAT GTGCATTTGATTATGCTTGTTACAATGATTCCATGGTTCACGCACCTACTACATTTCCTGAAGCTACTGATCTGTCCCTTCTTGATC CATGCAGGTGGTCTTTCTGTGGAAGTGGGACATGCATAAGAACATCTAGTTTCCGACATCACTGCGAGTGCAGAGAAGGTTTCAGCAACCTTCTAAACCTCACCGACCTCCCTTGTTTCAGAGATT GTGTTGTTATGGCAGATTGCCCAACTCTGGGGTTTACATTATCAAAtggctcctctccatcttcctcaCCTAATTTTCCTGAGACAAGCAATAGAG CTTCTCCCACTCAAAGGAAGTTCCTGTGGctgtacattatcataatatgtgtggTAATGGTGCAAACAACACAGAAGTATGAAGTATAA
- the LOC135663879 gene encoding methylcrotonoyl-CoA carboxylase subunit alpha, mitochondrial-like, which yields MALMSLIIRRKFPVRTPIGNANPNFSILRLFSSSPPASAAAGDDRGIEKILVANRGEIACRVMRTARRLGIGTVAVYSDADSAALHVKSADEAVRIGPPPARASYLNASAIIEAALRTGAQAIHPGYGFLSESADFAQLCETEGLIFIGPPASAIRDMGDKSASKRIMGAAGVPLVPGYHGDNQDINFLKLEAEKIGYPILIKPTHGGGGKGMRIVQSPDEFVESILGAQREAAASFGINTILLEKYITHPRHVEVQVFGDKHGNVIHLNERDCSVQRRHQKIIEEAPAPNITNEFRSHLGKAAVSAAKAVGYYSAGTVEFIMDTISGEFYFMEMNTRLQVEHPVTEMIVGQDLVEWQIRVANGEHLPLVQEQVPLNGHSFEARIYAENVPKGFLPATGTLHHYRPVPVSPTVRVETGVEEGNTVSMHYDPMIAKLVVWGENRHAALGKLKNCLTNFQVAGLPTNITFLHMLSNHWAFDKGLVETHFIEHFKADFFPDEVPVETDVAAKLSATIVAACICEMDYTTLRKMIPSGNSLLPLWYSQPPFRMHHAAKRMIELEWDKELTGSFPMTLKLVITYQPAGSYFIEIGDSDSPGLEVKIMHARDRDYKIDVNGLQSNATLAIYSKERSKHIQVWHGKHHYHFRQTVRLEQYNDDGLEHKKDFQASSHPKGSVLAPMAGLVVKVVLENGSFVDEGQPVLVLEAMKMEHVVKSPRAGYVNGLQVAAGQQVFDTTVLFNIKDK from the exons ATGGCGTTAATGTCGCTCATAATTCGTCGCAAATTCCCAGTCCGAACCCCGATTGGTAACGCTAACCCCAATTTCTCCATTCTTAGGCTCTTCTCTTCTTCGCCGCCGGCATCGGCGGCGGCGGGGGATGACCGGGGCATCGAGAAGATCCTGGTGGCGAACCGGGGCGAGATCGCCTGCCGTGTCATGCGCACCGCGCGGCGGCTTGGCATCGGCACCGTCGCCGTCTACAGCGACGCCGACAGTGCCGCCCTGCACGTGAAGTCCGCTGACGAGGCCGTCCGTATCGGGCCGCCGCCCGCCCGGGCCAGCTACCTCAACGCCTCCGCCATCATCGAGGCCGCCCTCCGGACTGGCGCACAG GCTATACACCCAGGCTATGGTTTCCTCTCAGAGAGTGCTGATTTTGCTCAACTTTGTGAGACTGAAGGGCTCATATTTATTGGTCCTCCAGCATCAGCCATCAGAGACATGGGTGACAAAAG TGCATCAAAGAGGATAATGGGTGCGGCAGGTGTACCTCTCGTGCCGGGTTATCATGGTGACAACCAAGACATCAACTTCTTAAAATTAGAAGCTGAAAAGATTGGATATCCTATTTTGATAAAACCCACACATGGGGGTGGGGGGAAG GGTATGAGAATAGTCCAAAGTCCAGATGAATTTGTTGAATCTATTTTGGGAGCACAACGTGAAGCTGCTGCTTCATTTGGCATCAACACTATCTTATTAGAGAAATACATAACTCATCCCAGGCATGTGGAAGTCCAG GTTTTTGGAGATAAACATGGAAATGTAATACATTTAAATGAAAGAGACTGCAGTGTACAAAGAAGGCATCAGAAGATAATTGAAGAAGCTCCTGCG CCAAACATCACCAATGAGTTCCGTTCCCACTTGGGCAAAGCTGCTGTTTCTGCTGCCAAG GCAGTTGGTTATTACAGTGCTGGAACTGTGGAATTTATAATGGACACTATCTCGGGTGAATTTTATTTCATGGAGATGAATACCCGTCTTCAG GTTGAACACCCTGTCACTGAGATGATTGTTGGCCAAGATCTTGTAGAGTGGCAGATTCGTGTTGCGAATGGTGAACATCTACCGTTGGTCCAAGAACAAGTTCCCCTAAATG GGCACTCCTTTGAAGCTCGAATATATGCTGAGAATGTACCAAAAGGATTTCTTCCTGCAACTGGAACACTACACCACTATCGGCCAGTTCCAGTCTCACCTACTG TGCGAGTTGAAACTGGAGTAGAGGAAGGGAATACTGTCAGCATGCACTATGATCCTATGATAGCTAAGCTCGTAGTATGGGGCGAAAATCGACATGCAGCATTAGGCAAACTTAAGAATTGTTTAACAAACTTCCAG GTTGCAGGGTTGCCTACCAACATTACATTCCTccacatgctttcaaatcattggGCCTTTGATAAGGGCCTAGTTGAAACACATTTTATAGAGCATTTTAAAGCTGATTTTTTCCCTGATGAGGTACCAGTGGAAACAGATGTTGCTGCTAAACTTAGTGCAACAATTGTTGCTGCCTGCATATGTGAAATGGATTATACAACATTGAGAAAAATGATTCCAA GCGGGAACAGCTTACTTCCACTGTGGTATAGTCAGCCTCCTTTCAGAATGCATCATGCTGCAAAGCGCATGATTGAACTAGAGTGGGATAAAGAATTAACTGGAAGCTTCCCAATGACTCTGAAGCTTGTGATTACCTACCAACCTGCTGGGAGTTATTTCATTGAG ATTGGTGACAGTGACTCCCCTGGTTTGGAAGTCAAGATCATGCATGCAAGAGATCGAGACTACAAAATTGATGTTAATGGACTGCAGAGCAATGCCACTTTAGCAATTTATtctaag GAAAGAAGCAAGCACATACAGGTTTGGCATGGCAAGCATCATTACCATTTCAGGCAAACTGTAAGGCTTGAGCAATATAATGATGATGGGTTAGAGCACAAGAAGGATTTTCAGGCTAGTTCTCATCCCAAAGGGAGTGTGTTGGCTCCTATGGCTGGTTTAGTGGTTAAAGTTGTGCTTGAAAATGGTTCATTCGTGGACGAAGGCCAGCCTGTTTTGGTTCTAGAAGCAATGAAAATGGAG CATGTTGTCAAATCTCCTCGTGCTGGCTATGTGAATGGGCTTCAAGTTGCTGCTGGCCAacaagtctttgacactactgttCTCTTTAATATAAAG GATAAATAA